The genomic stretch ATCAAGCAGCAGGCGGCGGCGGGTCAGACCTACGTCGACGTCGGCTTCTGGGGTGGCATCATCCCGGGCAACACCGCCGCGCTGCGCCCGCTCTGGGAGGCGGGGGTCTTCGGCTTCAAGTGCTTCCTGCTGCCCTCCGGGGTCGAGGAGTTCCCGCCGGTCAACGCTGCCCAGCTGCGCGAGGCGATGACCGAGGTCGCCAGCTTCGACGGGCTGGTGATCGTCCACGCAGAAGATGCCGAGACCATCGAGCGGGCCACCGACCTGGGTGGACGACGACGCCGGCTCAGCCACTACGCGGACTGGGCCCAGACCCGACCCCATGACGCTGAGGTGGCGGCGGTCAGTGACCTGATCGAGGCGATGCGCGAGACCGGCTGCCGCACCCACATTCTGCACCTGGCCTCCGCCCGTGCCCTGGACCTGATCGCCGAGGCCCGCGCGGAGGGACTGCCGCTGACCGTGGAGACCTGCCCGCACTACCTCTGCTTCGACGCCGAGGCGATCCCGGACGGTGCCGCCGAGTTCAAGTGCTGCCCGCCGATCCGCGACGCCGGGAACCGTGAGGCGCTCTGGGACGGGCTGCGCGAGGGCCTGATCGACGCGGTGGTCAGCGATCACTCACCCTCCACTGTTGAAGAGAAGCACCGCGGCGCACCGGACCTGCAGCAGGCCTGGGGTGGGATCTCCGGGCTGCAGGTGGGGTTCTCCGCCGTGGCCCACGAGGCGCGGCTGCGCGGGATCGGGATCGAGACCGTCAGCGCCTGGATGGCGAAGCACACCGCGCAGCTGGCCGGGCTGGAGCGTAAGGGAAGCATCGCCCTGGGCAAGGACGCGGACCTGGTGATCTACGACCCGTGGCAGACCCATATGGTCTCCGCAGCCGGGCTGGCGCATAAGAATCCGATCTCGGCCTATGACCACTTCGAGATCACCGGGGCGGTGGTCGGCGCCGTGCTGCGCGGCACCCCGCTCTACACCGCCCAGGACACCACCAGCCCGCTGGCCCCGGTGGGCGGCTTCCTGCAGGGCATCGGCAGCCCCTCGCTGAGCGTGCTGGGGCGCTGAGCCGGGATGACGGAGCAGCAGAACTCAGGCAAGGCCGCGGGACCCGGAGCCACGACCGGAGCAGCAATGCCCAGCGCGACCACACCCGGCCCAGCCACACCCGGCACGACGG from Nesterenkonia sandarakina encodes the following:
- the allB gene encoding allantoinase AllB, whose amino-acid sequence is MLRHLIAEQVLLDGAFTPAHLEILAGEIVRIHRLSPGEGRRRAEIVKASDVGAGAGMTVVSPRHQVLPGNVDTHVHINEPGRTSWEGFATGTMAAALGGVTAVVDMPLNSIPPTVNVASLRIKQQAAAGQTYVDVGFWGGIIPGNTAALRPLWEAGVFGFKCFLLPSGVEEFPPVNAAQLREAMTEVASFDGLVIVHAEDAETIERATDLGGRRRRLSHYADWAQTRPHDAEVAAVSDLIEAMRETGCRTHILHLASARALDLIAEARAEGLPLTVETCPHYLCFDAEAIPDGAAEFKCCPPIRDAGNREALWDGLREGLIDAVVSDHSPSTVEEKHRGAPDLQQAWGGISGLQVGFSAVAHEARLRGIGIETVSAWMAKHTAQLAGLERKGSIALGKDADLVIYDPWQTHMVSAAGLAHKNPISAYDHFEITGAVVGAVLRGTPLYTAQDTTSPLAPVGGFLQGIGSPSLSVLGR